A stretch of Triticum aestivum cultivar Chinese Spring chromosome 1D, IWGSC CS RefSeq v2.1, whole genome shotgun sequence DNA encodes these proteins:
- the LOC123182766 gene encoding probable serine acetyltransferase 5 yields the protein MPAGQQPQAREPDGGPQHPHPPPPTPALPSEVVPAYPPPESEDDESWVWTQIKAEARRDADAEPALASFLYATVLSHPSLPRSLSFHLANKLCSSTLLSTLLYDLFLASLTAHPSLRAAVVADLLAARARDPACVGFSHCLLNYKGFLAIQAHRVAHVLWAQNRRPLALALQSRVADVFAVDIHPAAVVGKAILLDHATGVVIGETAVVGDNVSILHHVTLGGTGKAVGDRHPKIGDGVLIGAGATILGNVMIGAGAKIGAGSVVLIDVPARSTAVGNPARLIGGRKGDSDKDEDMPGESMDHTSFIRQWSDYTI from the coding sequence ATGCCGGCGGGCCAGCAGCCGCAGGCGCGCGAGCCCGACGGCGGCCCCCAGCACCCGCACCCGCCGCCCCCCACGCCCGCGCTCCCGTCCGAGGTGGTGCCGGCCTACCCGCCGCCGGAGTCGGAGGACGACGAGTCCTGGGTGTGGACGCAGATCAAGGCGGAGGCCCGGCGCGACGCGGACGCCGAGCCGGCGCTCGCCTCCTTCCTCTACGCCACGGTGCTCTCCCACCCCTCCCTGCCCCGCTCCCTCTCCTTCCACCTCGCCAACAAGCTCTGctcctccaccctcctctccacgCTCCTCTACGACCTCTTCCTCGCCTCCCTCACCGCGCAcccctccctccgcgccgccgtcgtcgccgaccTCCTCGCCGCGCGCGCCCGCGACCCCGCCTGCGTCGGATTCTCCCACTGCCTCCTCAACTACAAGGGCTTCCTCGCCATCCAGGCGCACCGCGTCGCGCACGTGCTCTGGGCGCAGAACCGCCGCCCCCTCGCGCTCGCCCTCCAGTCCCGCGTCGCCGATGTCTTCGCCGTCGACATccaccccgccgccgtcgtcggcAAGGCCATCCTCCTCGACCACGCCACCGGCGTCGTCATCGGCGAGACCGCCGTCGTCGGCGACAACGTCTCCATCCTCCACCACGTCACCCTGGGCGGGACCGGCAAGGCGGTCGGCGACCGCCACCCCAAGATTGGGGACGGTGTGCTCATAGGCGCCGGCGCTACCATCCTCGGCAACGTCATGATTGGAGCCGGGGCCAAGATTGGGGCTGGCTCCGTGGTGCTGATAGATGTGCCGGCGAGGAGCACGGCGGTGGGCAACCCTGCCAGGCTGATTGGAGGGAGGAAGGGCGATTCCGACAAGGACGAGGACATGCCCGGAGAGTCCATGGATCACACCTCCTTCATAAGGCAGTGGTCCGACTACACCATCTGA